A genomic window from Erythrobacter sp. BLCC-B19 includes:
- a CDS encoding LacI family DNA-binding transcriptional regulator, whose protein sequence is MDDTRENDTAPKRVRNIAELARMAGVSPGTVSRALANKSLVNPQTRERIQALARAHGFQINQMASKLRRQKTGVIALLIPLGHDRRQHISDPFFLTLLGALADQLTESGYHLMLSRAIPQEDPAWLDRVVNSGMVDGVLMIGQSDQFGEIERIAQAYAPLVVWGTHRPGQSHCAVGSDNHEGGRLAAQYLLDRGHRALAFLGDTTGIEIAERFAGASAAVAGFGHEARLTHLPIHLSVDEMTDEIAAALAGVGHRVDGIVAASDAIAMATIRQLDSTGIKVPDDVAVIGFDDLPLARLTVPQLTTIRQDIAWGAREMVARLMARLGGEPAHSLVMPPELVIRASA, encoded by the coding sequence ATGGACGATACTCGCGAGAACGACACGGCGCCCAAACGGGTGCGCAACATCGCTGAACTGGCGCGCATGGCGGGCGTATCGCCCGGCACGGTATCGCGCGCGCTGGCGAACAAGTCGCTGGTCAATCCTCAGACGCGCGAGCGGATACAGGCGCTGGCCCGTGCCCACGGGTTCCAGATCAACCAGATGGCGAGCAAGCTGCGACGCCAGAAGACCGGGGTGATCGCGCTGCTGATCCCGCTGGGCCATGACCGCCGCCAGCATATCTCCGACCCGTTCTTCCTGACCTTGCTGGGCGCGCTGGCGGATCAGCTGACGGAGAGCGGTTATCACCTCATGCTCAGCCGCGCGATCCCGCAGGAAGACCCTGCGTGGCTCGACCGGGTGGTCAATTCGGGGATGGTCGACGGGGTGCTGATGATCGGCCAGTCCGATCAGTTCGGCGAGATCGAGCGGATTGCGCAGGCCTATGCGCCGCTGGTGGTGTGGGGCACGCATCGTCCCGGTCAGAGCCACTGTGCGGTTGGATCGGACAACCACGAAGGCGGGCGGCTTGCTGCGCAATATCTGCTGGATCGCGGGCACCGCGCGCTGGCCTTTCTGGGGGATACGACCGGGATCGAGATTGCCGAACGCTTTGCCGGGGCGAGCGCGGCGGTGGCGGGTTTTGGTCACGAGGCGCGGTTGACGCATCTGCCCATCCACCTCTCAGTCGACGAGATGACCGACGAAATCGCCGCCGCGCTCGCGGGGGTCGGGCACCGGGTCGATGGGATTGTGGCGGCATCGGACGCGATTGCGATGGCGACCATCCGCCAGCTCGACAGCACCGGTATCAAGGTGCCCGATGATGTCGCGGTGATCGGCTTCGATGATCTTCCGCTCGCGCGTCTTACCGTGCCGCAACTGACGACGATCCGGCAGGACATTGCCTGGGGA